One region of Effusibacillus lacus genomic DNA includes:
- a CDS encoding solute symporter family protein, which yields MNPTYFIFFIAILIGTVVISYWSAKRGNSTHLFYSAGQSLTGVQNGLAIAGDYMSAASFLGITGAIAIYGFDGFLYSIGFLVSYLLLLFIAEPIRHLGRFTLGDVIYARFPSDSLRFVISLNTIIISVLYMVPQLVAAGLLIHLLLGIDFSMAVLVTGILMTMYVVFGGMVSTSWVQIIKTVMLISGTLLISLVVLSRFDWNVLNLFDRVKQVTPYGEQFFSPGNLFSNPLDTLSLNLSLILGTAGLPHILNRFFTVKDSHSVRISVVTATWVIGIFYLITLILGFGAVAFVGWNQLVSVDPTGNMTAPLLASALGGEFFMAFISAVAFSTILAVVTGLLLTAASSFSHDVYNHLLRNGKASEKSQLQMAKIAAAVIGLISILIAVTMKNTNVALPVSLTFVVAASTNLPLILFTLYWKRFNTTGAATGIITGMAASLTFVLFGPHMNRIFDGGMEVDSVLHLNYPGIIVIPLGFVGAILGTLCSRKPVDEENFLRVFLQSQTGIKPNEVQVSGQWEN from the coding sequence ATGAATCCAACTTATTTTATTTTTTTTATAGCTATCCTCATCGGGACTGTAGTGATCAGCTATTGGTCAGCAAAAAGAGGAAATTCAACACATCTGTTTTATTCCGCCGGACAGAGTCTGACAGGAGTTCAAAACGGATTGGCCATTGCAGGTGACTATATGAGCGCCGCCTCTTTTCTTGGAATCACGGGAGCCATTGCAATTTACGGTTTTGATGGTTTTCTTTATTCGATCGGATTTCTTGTTTCGTATTTATTGCTTCTATTTATTGCCGAACCGATACGTCATTTGGGCAGGTTCACGCTTGGAGATGTGATATATGCCCGCTTTCCTTCTGACAGTTTGCGATTTGTCATTTCGTTAAATACAATTATCATTTCTGTTTTGTATATGGTTCCCCAATTGGTGGCGGCGGGTCTTCTCATTCATTTGTTGCTGGGGATTGACTTTTCGATGGCCGTATTAGTTACCGGTATATTGATGACTATGTATGTGGTATTCGGGGGAATGGTTTCCACTTCATGGGTACAGATCATCAAAACCGTAATGTTGATCTCGGGAACCTTGCTCATTTCTTTGGTTGTGTTGTCTCGTTTCGATTGGAACGTATTGAATCTGTTTGATCGGGTGAAACAAGTTACTCCCTATGGCGAGCAGTTTTTCAGCCCTGGAAATCTGTTTTCCAATCCATTGGACACACTCTCTCTAAACCTCTCTCTGATCTTGGGAACCGCCGGATTGCCTCATATTTTGAACCGTTTTTTTACCGTTAAGGATTCACATTCTGTACGAATATCGGTAGTAACGGCAACTTGGGTGATCGGGATTTTTTATTTAATCACACTGATTTTGGGTTTCGGTGCTGTCGCGTTTGTAGGGTGGAATCAGCTGGTTTCCGTTGACCCCACAGGAAATATGACAGCCCCGTTATTGGCGTCCGCATTGGGGGGAGAATTTTTTATGGCGTTCATATCGGCTGTTGCCTTTTCTACCATTCTGGCAGTGGTGACAGGGTTACTCCTCACGGCTGCAAGTTCATTTTCGCATGACGTGTACAACCATCTTCTTCGAAACGGGAAGGCGTCAGAGAAAAGCCAACTGCAAATGGCAAAGATTGCAGCAGCTGTTATTGGTCTCATTTCAATTCTAATAGCTGTTACGATGAAAAATACAAATGTAGCTTTACCTGTGTCACTTACGTTTGTTGTTGCTGCTTCAACCAATCTGCCCCTAATCTTGTTTACACTTTATTGGAAACGATTCAATACTACGGGAGCGGCAACAGGTATCATTACCGGAATGGCAGCATCCTTAACATTTGTTCTTTTCGGACCGCACATGAACCGCATATTCGACGGCGGGATGGAAGTTGATTCCGTTCTCCACTTAAATTATCCCGGCATTATAGTCATTCCTCTGGGTTTTGTTGGCGCCATACTAGGTACGCTGTGTTCCAGGAAGCCTGTTGATGAGGAGAATTTTCTAAGAGTATTTCTACAATCACAAACCGGCATCAAACCAAATGAAGTACAGGTGAGCGGTCAATGGGAGAACTGA
- a CDS encoding LytS/YhcK type 5TM receptor domain-containing protein: MGELTIYLFERVGLLLILAFMLTRVTSFRYLLDRKLNWGTIVFHSLIFGAFAILGALMGEFIAKGSTIPDMLESQLVQGETLVGSTLIVVVIAGLLGGPSVGFLSGAIAGTFYYFWLQEAQLASGTINPIAGLLAGLTARFFSSERIIAPAKAMFIGMFPPIIHMGLLLLFTSPPEQSISLVNTIGLPLVVTSSLAIAIFTAMIQVAVSEQEQEAAIETQRALRITEEALPHLKQGLGYETAAEIAKLLHTELKMAAVSITDKSQVLAHIGLGSDHHKQGEMLQTHISHIAIDSGEIQIAVNGEQIQCSHSDCPLQAAILVPLRQSGEVVGLIKLYFQRPQQLRAVEIAIAQGLGKLISNQLDVLAVEKMKNLLQEMELSNLQAQVNPHFFFNTLHLISSLIRVNPDLARHIIVQLGYFMRLNLKIAASPLISLEQELEHLYAYIEIVKVRFADQLTIDCHIDEGIETALIPPSTLQPLVENSIKHGLKHVSGGGKIELCVRKKGEEIELEIRDNGIGIPSKLIGNLGKQPIPSEEGTGIGLHNVNQRLIGLLGMRSSLKIENLESGGCCVSFRIPIANEERSVFHEDSSHDWRGRTVGTGGIRLPDPTA, encoded by the coding sequence ATGGGAGAACTGACTATTTATTTATTTGAACGGGTTGGCCTGCTCCTGATATTGGCTTTCATGCTGACTCGCGTTACGTCTTTTCGCTATCTATTAGATCGAAAACTCAATTGGGGAACCATTGTCTTTCATTCCCTAATTTTTGGCGCTTTTGCTATTTTGGGAGCCTTAATGGGTGAATTCATTGCCAAGGGAAGCACAATTCCTGACATGTTAGAGTCTCAATTGGTTCAAGGCGAAACACTTGTGGGATCCACATTGATCGTCGTTGTCATCGCCGGCTTGTTAGGCGGCCCGTCTGTCGGGTTCCTGTCAGGCGCCATTGCTGGTACCTTTTATTATTTTTGGTTGCAAGAAGCGCAGTTAGCGAGTGGAACGATCAATCCCATCGCCGGATTGCTGGCGGGTTTAACTGCGCGTTTTTTTTCCAGCGAACGTATCATTGCGCCAGCGAAAGCGATGTTTATAGGGATGTTTCCGCCGATTATACACATGGGTCTTTTGTTACTATTTACATCACCGCCAGAACAATCAATTTCACTCGTGAATACGATTGGACTGCCTCTTGTCGTCACGAGCAGTCTGGCGATTGCGATCTTTACCGCAATGATTCAGGTAGCTGTTAGTGAGCAGGAACAAGAAGCTGCAATCGAAACTCAAAGGGCATTACGGATTACGGAGGAAGCTTTGCCTCACTTGAAACAGGGCTTAGGATATGAAACTGCTGCTGAAATTGCAAAATTGCTGCATACCGAGTTGAAAATGGCGGCCGTGTCGATTACAGACAAGTCCCAAGTATTGGCCCATATTGGACTTGGCTCCGACCATCATAAACAGGGGGAAATGCTGCAGACACACATATCACATATAGCAATTGACAGCGGTGAAATCCAGATTGCAGTCAACGGTGAACAAATTCAGTGCAGCCACTCAGACTGCCCGTTGCAAGCCGCTATTCTTGTTCCGCTGCGTCAGTCGGGAGAAGTAGTGGGATTAATCAAGTTGTATTTTCAACGTCCTCAACAATTAAGAGCGGTGGAAATTGCAATAGCTCAGGGGCTGGGAAAATTGATTTCAAACCAGTTGGATGTTTTGGCGGTGGAAAAAATGAAAAACCTGTTGCAAGAAATGGAGCTGAGTAACTTACAGGCGCAGGTCAACCCGCATTTTTTCTTTAATACACTGCACCTGATTTCGAGTCTGATCCGTGTGAATCCCGATTTGGCAAGGCATATCATTGTGCAGCTTGGTTATTTTATGCGGCTCAACTTAAAAATTGCAGCGTCTCCTTTGATTTCTTTAGAACAAGAACTCGAGCATTTGTATGCTTACATTGAAATCGTCAAAGTTCGGTTTGCCGACCAGCTCACGATTGACTGCCATATTGATGAAGGGATTGAAACAGCATTGATCCCGCCTTCGACTCTGCAACCTTTGGTGGAAAACAGCATCAAGCATGGACTTAAGCATGTATCAGGCGGGGGCAAGATCGAACTGTGCGTCCGAAAGAAGGGAGAAGAGATTGAACTTGAGATACGGGATAACGGGATTGGCATACCGAGCAAGTTAATAGGCAATTTGGGTAAACAGCCGATTCCAAGTGAGGAAGGCACAGGTATTGGCCTTCACAACGTAAATCAGCGATTGATCGGCCTATTGGGTATGAGGTCATCTCTAAAGATTGAAAACCTGGAATCCGGAGGATGTTGCGTTTCATTTCGGATCCCCATTGCAAACGAAGAACGGAGTGTTTTTCATGAAGATTCGAGTCATGATTGGCGAGGACGAACGGTTGGCACGGGAGGAATTAGGCTACCTGATCCAACAGCATGA
- a CDS encoding LytR/AlgR family response regulator transcription factor, with protein sequence MAREELGYLIQQHDDFILCPGAENGKQLLELYDQYRPDVIFLDIHMPVLSGMEAAKELVAKSAQRGERSPLLVFTTAYEEYAIEAFGVEAIDYLLKPYDLQRINLSISRVRKHFSFDKHYSTTSPIPDSQQSRSSKLLIDNGEKVVVLTPEMIHYAVRTERLIEIFTDRGKIHTRMTLQELEEKVRGFSFFRPHRSYLVNLDYLHEITPWFNGAYNIILKNKEKTKIPVSRTAAKELFRILKQ encoded by the coding sequence TTGGCACGGGAGGAATTAGGCTACCTGATCCAACAGCATGACGATTTTATACTTTGTCCCGGCGCGGAAAATGGGAAACAATTGTTAGAACTTTACGATCAGTATCGGCCGGATGTGATTTTTTTGGATATTCACATGCCTGTATTGTCGGGCATGGAAGCGGCAAAAGAATTGGTTGCCAAGTCTGCCCAAAGGGGTGAAAGGTCACCCTTACTCGTTTTTACGACCGCTTATGAAGAGTATGCAATCGAAGCTTTTGGAGTGGAAGCTATTGACTATCTTTTAAAGCCTTACGATTTGCAACGCATTAATTTGTCGATTTCACGTGTTCGTAAACATTTTTCATTTGATAAGCATTATTCTACGACGTCACCCATACCGGATTCCCAACAATCCCGAAGTTCCAAGTTGCTGATTGATAATGGCGAAAAAGTGGTTGTGTTAACCCCCGAAATGATTCATTATGCGGTTCGCACGGAAAGACTTATAGAAATCTTTACAGACAGAGGAAAAATTCATACACGAATGACATTACAGGAATTGGAGGAAAAGGTGAGGGGCTTTTCATTTTTTCGCCCACATCGCAGCTATTTGGTGAATTTGGATTATCTTCATGAGATTACACCTTGGTTTAACGGAGCCTATAACATTATTTTGAAGAACAAAGAGAAAACCAAAATCCCGGTTAGCCGAACGGCGGCTAAGGAACTATTTAGAATCCTCAAGCAGTAA
- a CDS encoding DUF485 domain-containing protein encodes MGDWGRVAQTGSFQELIRQKSSFIVPATIFFFVFYFILPVLTAYSTVLNKKAVGAINWAYLYAFAQFAMTWGLCHLYMRKANKFDELVNKVKQEITDKGGKAE; translated from the coding sequence ATGGGAGACTGGGGCCGCGTGGCTCAGACAGGATCGTTTCAGGAACTGATCCGTCAGAAGAGTTCCTTTATTGTTCCAGCCACTATTTTCTTTTTTGTTTTTTACTTTATTCTTCCGGTTCTGACCGCTTATTCAACGGTACTGAATAAAAAGGCGGTCGGGGCAATTAATTGGGCCTATCTCTATGCGTTTGCACAGTTTGCGATGACCTGGGGGCTTTGCCACCTCTATATGAGGAAGGCAAACAAGTTTGATGAACTGGTAAATAAGGTGAAACAGGAAATAACAGATAAAGGAGGGAAAGCAGAATGA
- a CDS encoding solute symporter family protein produces the protein MNATAFSFFVGIIVLTLLITYFAAKKNKSTSEFYVAGGNITGWQNGLAIAGDYMSAASFLGIAGAIALNGFSGFFYSIGYLVAYLVVLLIVAEPLRNLGKYTMADMIAARFNAKAIRSAAALNTLAISTFYMIAQLVGAGAIIKLLLGLEYSTSVIIIGILMTVYVVAGGMLATTWVQIVKAVLLMGGTIALSLIVLAHFSFNPVELFNQVAAKIGDKAVTPPAPTTFTAGLDSISLNLALVLGTAGLPHILIRFLSVPDAKTARKSIVFATWIIGLFYLMTPILGYGAAYFVGQDSIKKANAAGNLAAPQLAAYLGGDIFLAFISAVAFATILAVVAGLVISAASAFAHDFYSNVLRKGQASEAEQMKAARWASIGIAVFSIVLALGAKSFNVSYLVALAFCVAASANLPVIVLTIFWKRFNTTGAVTAMLTGLIGSVGLILISPNIMPAADAIFPLKNPGIVSIPLGFLAAYLGTVLSGKVSEQEEEKYTEIFVQANTGIKQLG, from the coding sequence ATGAATGCCACCGCATTTTCTTTTTTTGTGGGGATCATAGTTCTTACTCTTTTGATCACCTATTTTGCAGCCAAGAAAAACAAATCGACCAGTGAATTCTATGTGGCTGGCGGAAACATCACCGGCTGGCAAAACGGGCTCGCGATTGCAGGGGATTACATGTCTGCTGCCTCTTTTCTCGGTATTGCCGGCGCAATTGCGTTGAACGGGTTTTCCGGATTCTTTTATTCGATCGGGTATTTGGTTGCCTATCTGGTGGTTTTACTTATCGTTGCTGAACCATTGAGAAACCTCGGCAAATATACGATGGCTGATATGATTGCAGCCCGCTTTAATGCAAAAGCGATTCGTTCTGCAGCCGCGCTCAATACCTTGGCAATCAGCACGTTTTATATGATTGCGCAACTTGTAGGTGCCGGTGCAATAATTAAACTGTTACTCGGTTTGGAGTATTCGACTTCCGTTATCATTATCGGAATATTAATGACAGTCTACGTTGTGGCCGGTGGGATGTTGGCTACGACTTGGGTTCAGATCGTTAAAGCAGTTTTACTAATGGGTGGAACGATTGCTCTTTCACTGATTGTGCTTGCTCACTTTAGCTTTAACCCGGTCGAATTGTTTAACCAAGTCGCTGCCAAAATTGGGGATAAAGCGGTGACACCACCTGCGCCTACCACCTTCACGGCGGGCCTGGATTCCATCTCGCTCAATCTTGCGTTAGTGCTTGGCACAGCAGGTTTACCACACATCTTAATTCGTTTTCTCTCGGTTCCCGACGCGAAGACAGCACGTAAATCAATTGTGTTCGCTACTTGGATTATCGGGCTGTTTTATCTTATGACACCGATTCTCGGCTATGGAGCCGCTTATTTTGTCGGGCAAGACTCCATCAAGAAGGCCAATGCCGCAGGGAACTTGGCGGCTCCCCAATTGGCCGCGTATCTTGGCGGTGACATTTTCCTTGCCTTTATTTCGGCTGTTGCTTTTGCAACGATCCTGGCAGTAGTGGCCGGATTGGTAATCTCGGCAGCGAGCGCGTTTGCGCACGATTTCTACTCGAATGTTTTGCGGAAGGGGCAAGCAAGCGAAGCCGAGCAAATGAAGGCAGCACGCTGGGCGTCGATTGGGATCGCTGTGTTCTCTATCGTTCTTGCGTTGGGGGCAAAAAGCTTTAACGTTTCGTATCTTGTGGCTCTTGCATTCTGTGTGGCAGCGAGCGCAAATCTGCCGGTTATCGTTTTGACGATTTTCTGGAAGAGATTTAATACTACGGGAGCTGTTACCGCGATGCTGACCGGTCTTATTGGTTCTGTCGGATTGATCTTAATCAGCCCGAACATCATGCCTGCCGCGGATGCAATATTCCCCTTGAAAAACCCTGGCATCGTATCGATACCGCTTGGATTCCTTGCGGCATATCTTGGCACTGTTTTATCGGGTAAGGTTTCGGAACAGGAAGAAGAGAAGTATACGGAAATCTTCGTTCAAGCCAATACCGGAATTAAACAATTGGGATAA
- a CDS encoding alpha/beta hydrolase: protein MMFELMCWNNGKRFRAHDQEGLFYRALVPSDSRIILIMIHGAGQHSGQFFDLGEFCFRHSIAFYALDLRGFGQSTGQRGHINTFSQYLKDLDDFISVVRKQHEPIPLFLLGHSLGGIIVIRYVQERQNNVQGIILSAPALKLRFQIPKTLRFACQALSWLTPELCFDLNMWSVFLSKLGFELRMQNGVSTEIEPSFITYYSVRWCNEFLINANYALKKAGAIQNAVLSLCGEEDPLVDPDSVREFHDCLKVKDKKFISISNAKHRLLQDKHNTPNYQYIIGWLNERIEVKYCDSHE, encoded by the coding sequence ATGATGTTTGAATTAATGTGTTGGAATAATGGGAAAAGGTTTCGTGCTCATGATCAGGAAGGTCTTTTTTATCGTGCATTGGTTCCGTCGGATTCAAGAATCATCCTGATCATGATTCATGGTGCAGGTCAACATTCGGGGCAGTTTTTTGATTTGGGGGAATTTTGCTTTCGGCATAGTATTGCTTTTTATGCTCTTGACCTCAGGGGGTTTGGTCAATCAACAGGACAGCGTGGTCATATAAATACGTTTTCTCAATATCTGAAGGATCTGGATGATTTTATCTCAGTAGTAAGAAAACAACACGAGCCAATCCCCTTATTTTTATTGGGGCACAGCCTTGGAGGAATCATCGTCATCCGCTATGTGCAAGAACGACAAAACAATGTTCAAGGAATAATTTTGTCTGCCCCCGCGTTGAAACTTCGTTTTCAGATACCAAAGACACTTCGTTTTGCATGTCAAGCATTATCTTGGTTAACTCCAGAGTTGTGCTTTGATCTGAATATGTGGAGCGTATTTTTATCAAAGTTAGGGTTTGAACTGCGCATGCAAAATGGGGTGTCAACAGAAATCGAGCCGTCTTTTATAACTTATTACTCAGTTCGTTGGTGTAACGAATTTCTTATTAATGCCAACTATGCTCTAAAAAAAGCTGGTGCCATTCAAAATGCTGTATTAAGTCTATGTGGCGAAGAGGATCCACTTGTAGACCCTGACTCCGTTAGAGAATTTCACGATTGTCTTAAGGTGAAAGACAAAAAGTTTATATCGATTTCTAATGCCAAACATCGGTTGTTACAGGACAAGCATAATACCCCGAATTATCAGTATATAATTGGCTGGTTAAATGAACGTATTGAAGTGAAATATTGCGATTCGCATGAATAA
- a CDS encoding DUF1657 domain-containing protein: protein MTVASQVKQTLASLKSAQANLETFALNTQNKNAKQTYTQAAQSTQSIINTLEKRVNEIEKEEPQYKGF from the coding sequence ATGACTGTTGCATCCCAGGTCAAGCAAACCTTGGCATCCCTCAAGAGCGCCCAGGCGAATTTGGAGACATTTGCTTTGAACACCCAAAACAAAAATGCAAAGCAAACTTACACCCAGGCAGCTCAAAGCACCCAATCCATTATCAACACGCTGGAGAAAAGGGTAAACGAAATTGAGAAAGAGGAGCCGCAATATAAAGGATTCTAA
- a CDS encoding DUF421 domain-containing protein: MPEWLNITIRSVAAVLYLFLLTRVIGKRQLSQITFFEYIVGITIGSIAGFIATDMDGPVLHGFLALTIFALFPVLIGWLQLKSKTIRNVVDGNATVLIKDGKILEDNLKKERITTEELMEQLRMKNAFKVADVEFAVMEPNGSVSVLLKSENQPLTPKHLGLSVAPVKEPQAVIMDGVIMDEPLATIGFNRKWLKTELEKQGVALENVFLGQVDDNGQLFLDLYDDKIQVPAPQTVKLTYATLKKCQADLELYALSAQNEETKNMYELEASRLKKVVENVTPLMTR, from the coding sequence ATGCCTGAGTGGCTGAATATAACGATTCGCTCTGTCGCAGCAGTTCTGTACTTATTCCTCTTGACCAGGGTGATCGGCAAACGGCAACTGTCACAAATTACATTCTTTGAATACATTGTCGGAATCACCATTGGTTCCATTGCAGGTTTTATTGCAACAGATATGGATGGACCCGTGTTGCACGGATTCCTTGCTTTGACCATTTTCGCCTTGTTCCCAGTATTAATAGGATGGTTGCAGCTAAAAAGCAAAACGATTCGCAACGTCGTTGACGGAAATGCAACTGTCCTTATAAAGGACGGCAAGATCCTGGAAGACAATCTCAAAAAAGAACGGATAACGACAGAAGAACTGATGGAACAGCTCCGGATGAAAAACGCGTTTAAGGTCGCAGACGTGGAGTTTGCAGTTATGGAACCAAACGGATCGGTCAGTGTATTACTGAAATCGGAAAACCAGCCGCTTACGCCCAAACATCTTGGGTTGTCGGTGGCTCCCGTGAAAGAACCGCAAGCGGTAATCATGGACGGTGTCATAATGGACGAACCGCTTGCCACAATCGGATTCAATCGCAAATGGCTGAAAACGGAACTGGAGAAACAAGGCGTGGCTTTGGAAAACGTTTTTTTGGGGCAAGTCGACGACAATGGACAGCTTTTTCTGGATCTCTATGACGATAAAATTCAGGTGCCGGCCCCACAAACTGTCAAGTTGACCTATGCAACACTTAAAAAGTGCCAGGCAGATCTGGAGTTGTATGCTTTGTCCGCACAAAACGAAGAAACGAAGAACATGTACGAACTTGAGGCATCCCGGTTGAAGAAGGTTGTCGAGAACGTCACTCCCTTGATGACACGTTAA
- the spoVAC gene encoding stage V sporulation protein AC, with translation MANQKLKKLTPTQQRYQDVAKSHEPPRPLLRNFTRAFLVGGFICLIGQGIHDIFMRFFNFSEKTANNPTVAVLIILSVLLTGLGLYDRIAQWAGAGTAVPVTGFANSIASAAIEHRSEGFVLGVGGKMFKLAGPVIVYGVVAAFIIGMIKTLVKMGG, from the coding sequence ATGGCAAATCAAAAACTGAAAAAGCTCACGCCAACCCAGCAGAGATATCAGGATGTGGCCAAAAGTCATGAACCTCCACGACCTTTGTTGCGCAACTTTACTCGCGCATTTCTTGTTGGAGGGTTTATTTGCCTTATAGGGCAAGGCATCCATGATATTTTTATGCGGTTCTTCAATTTTTCGGAAAAAACAGCCAACAATCCTACCGTTGCCGTATTGATCATCCTGTCCGTATTGTTAACCGGCCTGGGTCTGTATGATCGCATAGCGCAATGGGCAGGAGCCGGAACGGCAGTGCCCGTAACAGGATTTGCCAATTCCATTGCTTCCGCAGCCATCGAACACCGAAGTGAAGGTTTCGTGTTGGGCGTAGGAGGGAAAATGTTCAAACTTGCAGGCCCGGTCATCGTCTATGGAGTGGTGGCGGCATTCATTATCGGTATGATCAAAACGCTGGTAAAGATGGGAGGGTAA
- the spoVAD gene encoding stage V sporulation protein AD, translating to MLQGHQSWLFPNRPVILASAAIGGPFEAKGPLAEDFDTLHGDLLLGQDSWEKAERVLLEEACDKAIEKAGITKENVNFFLAGDLMNQIISSNFGARTLTIPFLGMFGACSTSMETLAVASLIIDSQSADYVLAGTCSHNATAEKQYRYPTEYGSQKPPTAQWTATAAGAAVVSAKGKGLHVTSATIGRVVDMGLKDPFNMGGAMAPAALSTIEAHFRDLRIPYDHYDLVVTGDLGKVGHSILCDLLQQHRIEIPLERYQDCGMMIYGDNPNVWSGASGCGCSAAVTYGHLFRRMREGQIKRLLVVATGALLSPISYQQGESIPCIAHAVAIETE from the coding sequence ATGCTGCAGGGCCATCAATCCTGGCTGTTTCCAAATCGACCTGTGATTCTGGCATCGGCTGCCATTGGGGGGCCATTTGAAGCGAAGGGACCACTTGCCGAGGATTTTGACACCCTTCACGGAGATTTGTTGCTCGGTCAGGACAGTTGGGAGAAGGCGGAAAGGGTTTTGCTGGAAGAAGCCTGTGACAAAGCGATCGAGAAGGCGGGAATCACCAAAGAAAACGTAAATTTTTTTCTCGCCGGAGATTTAATGAATCAAATCATTTCGTCCAATTTCGGTGCCCGCACATTGACTATCCCTTTTCTCGGGATGTTTGGAGCCTGCTCCACATCCATGGAAACCCTGGCGGTCGCTTCCTTGATTATTGACAGTCAATCGGCGGACTATGTGTTGGCTGGCACCTGCAGCCACAATGCAACAGCAGAAAAGCAGTACCGGTATCCGACTGAATACGGATCGCAAAAGCCTCCCACAGCACAATGGACAGCAACCGCAGCGGGAGCTGCAGTAGTTTCGGCCAAGGGAAAGGGCCTGCATGTAACTTCTGCCACAATCGGCAGAGTGGTGGATATGGGGCTCAAGGATCCCTTTAACATGGGAGGGGCAATGGCACCTGCCGCATTAAGCACCATCGAAGCCCATTTCAGGGATCTCCGGATTCCTTATGACCATTATGATTTGGTAGTTACAGGGGATTTGGGCAAGGTAGGGCATTCCATTTTGTGTGATCTTCTGCAGCAACACCGCATTGAAATTCCTCTGGAACGTTATCAGGATTGCGGGATGATGATTTACGGGGATAACCCTAATGTCTGGTCCGGAGCGAGTGGATGCGGTTGTTCCGCTGCAGTTACATATGGACATTTGTTCAGACGCATGCGCGAGGGGCAGATCAAGAGGCTCCTGGTGGTTGCCACCGGCGCATTGCTTTCTCCGATATCCTACCAGCAGGGCGAGAGCATCCCTTGCATAGCGCATGCGGTTGCAATTGAAACTGAATAG
- the spoVAE gene encoding stage V sporulation protein AE, protein MIYLWAFLIGGFICLIGQFLMDVVKLTPAHTMSSLVVAGAVLDGVGLYDPLIKFAGAGATVPITSFGNSLVHGAMQEAESSGLIGVLTGIFEVTSAGISAAIIFGFLGALVFRARG, encoded by the coding sequence ATGATCTATCTTTGGGCGTTCTTGATCGGGGGATTCATTTGCCTGATTGGCCAATTTTTAATGGACGTTGTGAAGTTAACTCCCGCCCATACCATGTCTTCCCTTGTAGTTGCAGGCGCGGTTTTGGACGGGGTTGGGCTCTACGATCCGTTAATCAAGTTTGCCGGAGCCGGAGCTACGGTACCGATTACCAGTTTTGGCAACTCCCTGGTTCATGGTGCCATGCAAGAGGCAGAGAGCAGCGGATTGATCGGGGTTCTAACCGGCATTTTTGAGGTGACGAGCGCTGGCATCTCGGCTGCCATAATATTTGGGTTCTTGGGCGCGCTTGTATTTCGGGCAAGAGGCTAA
- a CDS encoding M15 family metallopeptidase, with amino-acid sequence MNRLSTAQLLTMSATITLLAGCNVQTTKPDAPIAQASLSSPKVLVEHKDPSPHGSGNVTSDVTEKDKRDQLQIANKPDDVAVLVNKQNKLPANYTPSDLVEPNVPFIFKEKEERRLMRKEAAKALEELFNAARKDGIDLAGVSGYRSFDSQKSLFTYYISVQGEETARQYSAEPGHSEHQTGLAMDVSDTKGTCAAEDCFADTPHAKWLDKHAPEYGFIIRYPKGKEAITGYNYEPWHIRYVGTDIARTIQREGITLEEYHQRKTELTKK; translated from the coding sequence ATGAATAGATTATCGACGGCTCAACTTCTTACAATGTCTGCAACAATAACTTTATTGGCAGGATGCAACGTTCAAACAACCAAGCCGGATGCACCAATCGCCCAGGCTTCTTTATCTTCTCCGAAAGTTCTTGTTGAGCATAAAGACCCGTCGCCTCACGGATCAGGTAATGTGACCAGTGATGTTACCGAAAAAGACAAGCGAGACCAATTGCAAATAGCAAACAAACCCGATGATGTCGCGGTTCTGGTCAATAAACAAAACAAACTTCCTGCCAATTACACACCTTCTGATCTGGTGGAGCCGAACGTGCCATTTATCTTCAAGGAAAAAGAAGAACGACGCTTGATGAGGAAAGAAGCTGCCAAAGCGCTCGAAGAACTTTTCAACGCGGCCAGGAAGGACGGCATCGACCTGGCGGGTGTTTCCGGGTACCGGTCCTTCGATTCGCAAAAATCCTTATTTACCTATTATATCAGTGTGCAAGGAGAAGAAACGGCCCGCCAATATAGTGCCGAACCTGGGCACAGCGAACACCAAACAGGCCTGGCCATGGATGTGTCGGATACCAAAGGCACCTGTGCGGCCGAAGACTGCTTTGCCGACACGCCTCACGCCAAGTGGTTGGACAAGCACGCTCCGGAATACGGGTTTATCATTCGCTATCCGAAAGGGAAAGAGGCCATCACGGGCTACAATTATGAACCGTGGCACATTCGGTATGTTGGAACTGACATTGCCAGAACCATTCAAAGGGAAGGCATTACATTGGAAGAGTACCACCAACGAAAAACCGAATTGACCAAGAAATAA